DNA sequence from the Carnobacterium funditum DSM 5970 genome:
CGGACCCTGTTAATTTTACGAAATGGTTATTGTCCTCTAAATGGACAGAAGGTATGGAACTGCCTGTTACTGAAGAAGTGTATACTAAATCGTTAGCAACTTTATTGCCTATTTCTTTAGCTATGCATCCAGAAAGTATTGCCAATCGTTACATTCATTTTTGGCATGGAACAAAAGATGATTTAGTTCCTTATCAACCTACTTTTGATTTTTATGAAGAAGTAAAGTTGCAATCATATGGATCAAATTTAAGTTTTTCGGCTAGTGTAGGTGTTGGTCATAAAGTTCCCTATACGAAGTCTGTAGAGATGGCCGATTTCTTTTCAGCTCATTTGTAATTTGGTTCTTAGTGTAAAATGAACAGATTTACTTTTTCACTCAAAACAAGTAAACTGATAATAACAATTGGAGGTGTTTACTGAATGGAAAAGGATAGCAAATTATGGAAAGAGGAAGAAGCAGAAGAAATAAAAGAACGAATCATTGCTGCTTTGGAACAAGTAATAGATCCAGAACTTGGAATTGACATTGTCAATTTAGGGTTAGTCTATCACGTTCATTTATATGAAACGGGCTTTTGTCTAATTGAGTTAACCTTAACGACAATGGGTTGCCCGCTTGTTGATGTGATTACAGACGATATTATTAATGCTTTAAAAACTGTCCCAGAAGTCACTTCTTCAGAAGTAAAACTAGTTTGGTACCCTGCCTGGGATACCACTAAAATGAGTAGATATGCTCGGATTTCTTTGGGAATTCGATAAAAAGTTCTGACATTTGTCAGAGCTTTTTTTGCTAAGAAAACTTATTGTATAACTGCTATTTTTAAATAAAAAATACGAGTAAAATCTTTGACCAATACTAACCATTTAGTTATAATTAAGTCATGAATGAACCAATAAATCGTAGTCAAGGAGG
Encoded proteins:
- a CDS encoding metal-sulfur cluster assembly factor, whose amino-acid sequence is MEKDSKLWKEEEAEEIKERIIAALEQVIDPELGIDIVNLGLVYHVHLYETGFCLIELTLTTMGCPLVDVITDDIINALKTVPEVTSSEVKLVWYPAWDTTKMSRYARISLGIR